The following proteins come from a genomic window of Schistocerca cancellata isolate TAMUIC-IGC-003103 chromosome 10, iqSchCanc2.1, whole genome shotgun sequence:
- the LOC126106330 gene encoding uncharacterized protein LOC126106330 isoform X2, with amino-acid sequence MTFRCWVRDLQAVSLILLLVAAAASAMVIKDGDSAEVSTDADVDATSTETSPEASSEPPTPTGVQLLKKIGWACGVIKPVSNVSLETVLGRWYVLEIMSPNVDKEKEKEKEKRRDACAGVDFWRWDIEENNLMPEVVPPPAVGPEHLVMRGFNRHVNEHHTSSYRVDTTTVVQGSGGAIWDQPVTMGASVAVVDFTPDARFMTVTTCVRPTGSEWTSVLGRDPASSALPREELHQRLEAAGLRYVDSARLQNNTECVYP; translated from the exons ATGACGTTCCGCTGCTGGGTCCGCGACCTACAGGCCGTATCACTGATCCTGCTGCTGGTGGCTGCAGCGGCTTCGGCAATGGTCATCAAGGATGGGGACAGCGCCGAGGTCTCCACCGACGCCGACGTCGACGCGACCAGCACCGAAACTTCTCCCGAGGCGTCCTCCGAGCCCCCGACACCCACCGGCGTTCAGCTGCTGAAGAAGATCGGCTGGGCCTGTGGTGTTATAAAACCTGTCTCTAACGTTTCCCTGGAAACG GTCTTGGGCCGCTGGTACGTGCTGGAGATAATGTCCCCAAATGTGgataaggagaaggagaaggagaaggagaagcggCGGGACGCGTGTGCGGGTGTGGACTTCTGGCGCTGGGATATCGAGGAGAACAACCTGATGCCTGAAGTGGTGCCGCCACCTGCCGTGGGCCCCGAGCACCTGGTGATGCGCGGCTTCAACCGCCACGTCAACGAGCACCACACGTCCAGCTACCGCGTCGACACGACCACCGTCGTTCAGGGCTCGGGCGGCGCCATCTGGGATCAGCCCG TCACAATGGGTGCCTCGGTCGCCGTGGTGGACTTCACGCCCGACGCGCGCTTCATGACCGTCACCACGTGCGTACGACCCACCGGCTCCGAGTGGACCTCAGTCCTAGGAAGGGATCCTGCCTCATCGGCATTGCCCCGTGAGGAGCTCCACCAGCGGCTCGAAGCCGCCGGGCTCCGCTATGTGGACAGCGCCAGGCTTCAGAACAACACCGAGTGTGTCTATCCGTAG
- the LOC126106330 gene encoding uncharacterized protein LOC126106330 isoform X1, with translation MTFRCWVRDLQAVSLILLLVAAAASAMVIKDGDSAEVSTDADVDATSTETSPEASSEPPTPTGVQLLKKIGWACGVIKPVSNVSLETVLGRWYVLEIMSPNVDKEKEKEKEKRRDACAGVDFWRWDIEENNLMPEVVPPPAVGPEHLVMRGFNRHVNEHHTSSYRVDTTTVVQGSGGAIWDQPVRSVSACTVTMGASVAVVDFTPDARFMTVTTCVRPTGSEWTSVLGRDPASSALPREELHQRLEAAGLRYVDSARLQNNTECVYP, from the exons ATGACGTTCCGCTGCTGGGTCCGCGACCTACAGGCCGTATCACTGATCCTGCTGCTGGTGGCTGCAGCGGCTTCGGCAATGGTCATCAAGGATGGGGACAGCGCCGAGGTCTCCACCGACGCCGACGTCGACGCGACCAGCACCGAAACTTCTCCCGAGGCGTCCTCCGAGCCCCCGACACCCACCGGCGTTCAGCTGCTGAAGAAGATCGGCTGGGCCTGTGGTGTTATAAAACCTGTCTCTAACGTTTCCCTGGAAACG GTCTTGGGCCGCTGGTACGTGCTGGAGATAATGTCCCCAAATGTGgataaggagaaggagaaggagaaggagaagcggCGGGACGCGTGTGCGGGTGTGGACTTCTGGCGCTGGGATATCGAGGAGAACAACCTGATGCCTGAAGTGGTGCCGCCACCTGCCGTGGGCCCCGAGCACCTGGTGATGCGCGGCTTCAACCGCCACGTCAACGAGCACCACACGTCCAGCTACCGCGTCGACACGACCACCGTCGTTCAGGGCTCGGGCGGCGCCATCTGGGATCAGCCCG TACGTTCTGTGTCTGCGTGCACAGTCACAATGGGTGCCTCGGTCGCCGTGGTGGACTTCACGCCCGACGCGCGCTTCATGACCGTCACCACGTGCGTACGACCCACCGGCTCCGAGTGGACCTCAGTCCTAGGAAGGGATCCTGCCTCATCGGCATTGCCCCGTGAGGAGCTCCACCAGCGGCTCGAAGCCGCCGGGCTCCGCTATGTGGACAGCGCCAGGCTTCAGAACAACACCGAGTGTGTCTATCCGTAG